One region of Pongo pygmaeus isolate AG05252 chromosome 21, NHGRI_mPonPyg2-v2.0_pri, whole genome shotgun sequence genomic DNA includes:
- the PRND gene encoding prion-like protein doppel, with protein sequence MRNHLSWWLATVCMLLFSHLSAVQARGIKHRIKWNRKALPNTAQITEAQVAENRPGAFIKQGRKLDIDFGTEGNRYYEANYWQFPDGIHYDGCSEANVTKEVFVTGCINATQAANQGEFQKPDNKLHQQVLWRLVQELCSLKHCEFWLERGAGLRVTMHQPVLLCLLAFIWLMVK encoded by the coding sequence ATGAGGAATCACCTGAGCTGGTGGCTGGCCACTGTCTGTATGCTGCTCTTCAGCCACCTCTCTGCAGTCCAGGCGAGGGGCATCAAGCACAGAATCAAGTGGAACCGGAAGGCCCTGCCCAACACTGCCCAGATCACTGAGGCCCAGGTGGCTGAGAACCGCCCAGGAGCCTTCATCAAGCAAGGCCGCAAGCTCGACATTGACTTCGGTACCGAGGGCAACAGGTACTACGAGGCCAACTACTGGCAGTTCCCCGATGGCATCCACTACGACGGCTGCTCTGAGGCTAATGTGACCAAGGAGGTATTTGTCACCGGCTGTATCAATGCCACCCAGGCGGCGAACCAGGGAGAGTTCCAGAAGCCAGACAACAAGCTCCACCAGCAGGTGCTCTGGCGGCTGGTCCAGGAGCTCTGCTCCCTCAAGCATTGCGAGTTTTGGTTGGAGAGGGGCGCAGGACTTCGGGTCACCATGCACCAGCCAGTGCTCCTCTGCCTTCTGGCTTTCATCTGGCTCATGGTGAAATAA